Proteins encoded by one window of Cylindrospermum stagnale PCC 7417:
- a CDS encoding YraN family protein, protein MLNPPPSHYADIGELGEDLVAQWLQSTGWVILHRRYSSRWGEIDIIAQYQGLTGKAGAENHSTENSMLAFVEVKTRSSGNWDVGGRSAITLQKQGKIWRTASTFLAQYPEKADYPCRFDVAIVYCQRISKKLSEVTVIPKALASLSTDEHKLKLQEYIPAAFDYSIDSSNS, encoded by the coding sequence ATGCTTAACCCTCCTCCATCTCATTATGCTGATATTGGTGAATTAGGAGAAGACCTAGTAGCCCAATGGTTACAATCTACAGGTTGGGTAATTTTGCACCGGCGTTATTCTTCTCGCTGGGGAGAAATCGATATTATTGCCCAATATCAAGGGCTAACAGGGAAGGCAGGGGCAGAAAATCACAGCACAGAAAACTCAATGCTGGCATTTGTTGAAGTGAAAACCCGCAGTTCCGGTAATTGGGATGTAGGGGGAAGAAGCGCAATTACCCTGCAAAAGCAAGGGAAAATCTGGCGCACAGCAAGTACGTTTTTAGCTCAGTATCCAGAAAAGGCTGATTATCCATGCCGCTTTGATGTTGCTATTGTCTACTGTCAGCGGATATCCAAAAAGCTGAGTGAAGTTACAGTTATCCCAAAAGCTCTAGCTAGTTTATCAACAGATGAACACAAATTGAAGCTGCAAGAATACATTCCAGCGGCTTTCGACTATTCAATTGATAGCAGTAATAGTTAA